Proteins from one Kazachstania africana CBS 2517 chromosome 1, complete genome genomic window:
- the MKK1 gene encoding mitogen-activated protein kinase kinase MKK1 (similar to Saccharomyces cerevisiae MKK1 (YOR231W) and MKK2 (YPL140C); ancestral locus Anc_8.652), with translation MASIFRPPESARPNSKSPRLKLPQSTKNTTETDTRVNDIENSTPPLSISTNNTSINLYVPPSSGSISATSSSAKSPSSAISSKRRPLPPPLPQLNVNSNATAKKNRPPPVLTPVDITSSLKMLELENKDEMHAAETANNTPFMKKEFNESVDSYLSTFISAYDGTSSSTNTSPVKPAKETSLDVDQLDDESWKFNYMNDQIVTLGILGEGAGGSVSKCKLKEGSKIFALKTINTLNTDPEFQKQLFRELLFNKSFKSAYIVRYYGMFTDEGNSLIYLAMEYMGGRSLDAVYRNLLKRGGRISEKVLGKISESVLRGLSYLHEKKVIHRDIKPQNILINELGEVKLCDFGVSGEAVNSLATTFTGTSFYMAPERIQGQPYSVTCDVWSLGLTILEVAKGKFPFDSDKVQDNANIAPIELLVLILTFTPELKDEPENDIFWSDSFKSFIEYCLKKDPGDRPSPRQMLNHPWIQGQMKKKVNMEKFIRKCWELENY, from the coding sequence ATGGCTTCCATATTTAGACCTCCAGAGTCTGCTAGACCAAATTCGAAATCTCCAAGATTAAAATTACCCCAATCAACAAAAAATACAACTGAAACGGATACTCGCGTCAATGACATAGAAAACTCAACGCCACcactttcaatttccaCTAATAACACTTCAATAAATCTATACGTGCCACCGAGCTCGGGCTCTATTTCAGCAACGTCATCATCAGCTAAATCGCCGTCATCTGCAATATCAAGCAAAAGAAGACCATTACCACCACCTTTACCTCAGCTAAATGTTAACAGCAATGCAACtgccaaaaaaaacaggCCTCCACCAGTATTGACACCGGTAGATATCACaagttctttgaaaatgttagaattggaaaataaagatgaaatgcATGCGGCTGAAACTGCTAATAACACACCATTCATGAAGAAGgaattcaatgaatctGTGGACTCATATTTGTCAACATTTATATCAGCATATGATGGAACAAGTAGTAGCACAAACACGAGCCCGGTTAAACCTGCAAAGGAGACCTCTTTGGATGTCGATCAACTGGATGATGAATCATGGAAATTTAACTACATGAATGATCAAATTGTTACATTGGGTATATTGGGTGAAGGTGCCGGAGGATCTGTCTCCAAATGTAAATTAAAGGAAGGGTCCAAGATTTTTGCATTGAAAACAATAAATACATTAAATACAGATCCCGAATTCCAAAAGCAACTGTTCAgagaattattatttaacAAAAGCTTTAAATCAGCCTACATTGTAAGATACTATGGCATGTTCACCGATGAAGgaaattcattaatataTCTTGCAATGGAGTATATGGGTGGAAGATCACTAGATGCAGTTTAtagaaatcttttaaagAGAGGAGGGAGAATTAGTGAAAAAGTTTTGGGGAAAATATCAGAATCTGTTTTAAGAGGTTTATCGTATCTTCACGAGAAAAAAGTCATACATAGAGATATCAAACCGCAGAATATTCTTATTAATGAGTTAGGTGAAGTTAAATTGTGTGATTTTGGTGTCAGTGGGGAGGCGGTTAATTCGTTGGCCACAACATTCACTGGTACATCATTTTATATGGCACCAGAAAGAATTCAGGGCCAACCATATAGTGTTACATGTGACGTTTGGTCACTTGGACTCACTATATTAGAAGTTGCAAAGGGTAAGTTTCCATTTGACTCAGATAAAGTTCAAGACAATGCAAACATTGCACCGATTGAATTATTAGTTTTAATTTTGACATTCACACCAGAATTAAAAGACGAaccagaaaatgatatcttcTGGAGTGACTCATTCAAGTCGTTCATTGAATATTGTTTGAAAAAGGATCCTGGCGATAGGCCCTCACCAAGACAAATGTTAAATCACCCATGGATACAAGgacaaatgaagaaaaaagttaaTATGGAAAAGTTTATCAGAAAATGTTGGgaacttgaaaattattga
- the SAF1 gene encoding SCF ubiquitin ligase complex subunit SAF1 (similar to Saccharomyces cerevisiae SAF1 (YBR280C); ancestral locus Anc_1.307), protein MSKRDNFSSELPPDVVEATLPFLSPEDIKNLSLTNKYYKKLLDYDSSRTLWHDLYHKDFGTIYTNTEPFQSENHQKFKTCSETIMVERYPYMDWQQIYQARTDKANFYTWGCLRHSRLGYTAASNTNLTDGALNGGARLSSGVNCPTRVPWFPSNAPADDRPIVQISSGGFSFQILTKSGKIFTTGSTYTGGHKGPGPRGAANDYNPFRDAIRALERGYPRISGRGPVTEFHPISTTGTFPRTMPLHHGPTPVPAPTGRLSSPHSNIYKDLEQLGESANEYVPGNKHIRRMLTRNSFPIYCDPNDLHIEKSKFGKLKFVAISSGRSHFLALDDKNDIYSWDNSESEHGVKIIFDNLPSKISNPILKIACGWDFDSVYIFGIGLVLWEDREALQKGMEASHAYHEIIPNTGEVSGDDKLVDFTCTQGKTVYYITNAADTLYQYSSGTIRKIKLPIDGKISKVTSCFTSLVVFVENDCYSIQLKEGNLDIDSIMKLVLEDPDDFIISLSGGDYHTLALTKKGQLYVWGVESQYSGCFGIGRPEHIVNELHVGSWNGSRNVKVSKPLKITLDQDYSCVAIAAGGWQCGALIIKND, encoded by the coding sequence ATGTCAAAAAGAGACAATTTCTCGAGTGAATTACCGCCCGACGTTGTGGAGGCTACTCTTCCATTTTTATCTCCTgaagatatcaaaaatctttcactaaccaataaatattacaaaaagTTACTAGACTATGATTCTTCAAGGACTCTGTGGCATGATCTGTATCATAAGGACTTTGGTACCATATATACAAATACTGAGCCCTTTCAATCTGAGAAccatcaaaaattcaagacaTGTTCTGAAACTATAATGGTTGAGCGCTATCCCTATATGGATTGGcaacaaatttatcaagCTCGAACAGACAAGGCCAACTTTTATACTTGGGGCTGTCTAAGGCATTCAAGACTTGGTTACACGGCAGCCTCGAATACAAATTTAACAGATGGTGCCCTAAATGGTGGCGCAAGATTAAGTTCCGGGGTGAATTGTCCAACACGAGTTCCTTGGTTCCCATCTAATGCTCCAGCTGATGATAGACCCATAGTTCAAATCTCCAGTGGGGGATTCtcctttcaaattttaacGAAATCTGGAAAGATTTTTACCACCGGTTCAACATACACTGGAGGACACAAAGGGCCTGGTCCACGTGGAGCAGCTAATGATTACAATCCATTTAGAGATGCAATCCGTGCTCTAGAAAGAGGGTACCCTAGAATAAGTGGACGTGGCCCTGTTACAGAATTTCATCCTATCAGTACGACAGGTACATTTCCACGTACAATGCCTCTTCATCACGGGCCTACCCCTGTACCTGCTCCTACGGGGCGCCTAAGTTCTCCTCACTCtaatatttacaaagatCTGGAACAGTTAGGAGAGAGCGCAAATGAGTATGTTCCTGGAAATAAGCATATAAGAAGGATGCTGACAAGAAattcttttccaatataTTGTGATCCTAACGATTTACATATTGAGAAAAGTAAATTTGGTAAGTTGAAATTTGTTGCTATTTCGTCTGGAAGAAGTCACTTTCTGGCATTAGATGACAAGAATGATATTTACTCGTGGGATAACTCAGAATCAGAGCACGGTgtcaaaattatatttgataatttaccATCCAAGATATCAAATcccattttgaaaattgcCTGTGGTTGGGACTTTGATTCTGTTTATATCTTCGGGATAGGTTTGGTCTTATGGGAAGATCGTGAAGCCCTACAAAAAGGTATGGAAGCATCGCATGCTTATCATGAGATTATACCGAACACAGGAGAAGTAAGTGGAGATGATAAACTCGTTGATTTTACGTGTACCCAGGGCAAAACAGTTTATTATATAACAAATGCTGCTGATACCTTATACCAATATTCAAGTGGAACTATCAGGAAAATTAAACTGCCAATAGATgggaaaatatcaaaggTAACCTCTTGTTTTACCTCTTTAGTCgtatttgttgaaaatgacTGTTATTCGATACAGTTAAAGGAGGGAAATTTAGATAtagattcaataatgaagcTGGTTTTGGAAGATCctgatgattttattatatcgCTGAGTGGCGGTGATTATCATACACTGGCACTTACAAAAAAAGGTCAATTATACGTTTGGGGCGTTGAAAGTCAGTATTCTGGCTGTTTTGGAATTGGTCGACCAGAGCACATTGTTAACGAGCTGCATGTCGGAAGTTGGAATGGTTCAAGAAATGTGAAAGTTTCTAAACCGTTAAAAATTACCTTAGACCAAGATTATAGCTGTGTTGCCATTGCAGCAGGTGGTTGGCAATGCGGTGCCTTGATTATTAAAAACGAttaa
- the PAF1 gene encoding Paf1p (similar to Saccharomyces cerevisiae PAF1 (YBR279W); ancestral locus Anc_1.309) — translation MSKKQDYIAKIRYENNLPPPTVPPKLLNYQINPDEDVDSPQLITSLYTRTNVTPLVDINGDLGMPMDLMEIPGLLNKNDTRYLYSFDNVKLDPKDRILLRDPRVDRLTKTDMSKVKFLRRTEYVSSTIAASNTKKRPRNRLEDDDDKVLNPAEIVTRVENTFEAMTDDLSKLRHPVKRHLKATKVWNLIPDTASMDQNYFTLKLVGSAALDKREKEALALKTTIFRPVELEEDEWMSMYTTDMKDSETLEKSIERVIDENLTADDSNKVFRFRRLRDFDMKQAKSTDSSLSELAIVLNNEKGVAYYKPLRTRIELRRRRVNDVIKPLVTEHNIDQLNISLRNPTTSEVNTRDRLRMKFDPINFVPVDEEEEEKEEESREDDMSKEKHDDNEQHKHEDLDSTQNQITGKADSKEDEVEKATQHQDSQENSSQKADNGQMQEEPENKQEDSSTKDFEKESSEDTVSEKEEVVTL, via the coding sequence ATGTCCAAAAAGCAAGATTATATTGCCAAAATAAGATATGAGAATAACTTACCACCTCCCACTGTTCCaccaaaattattaaattatcaaataaatccTGATGAAGACGTTGATTCTCCACAATTAATAACTTCACTTTATACAAGGACTAATGTCACACCCCTAGTTGATATTAACGGAGACTTGGGCATGCCAATGGATTTGATGGAAATTCCGGGTCttttaaacaaaaatgataCCAGATATCTGTACAGTTTCGATAACGTGAAATTAGATCCAAAAGATAGAATTCTTCTCAGAGATCCAAGGGTTGATAGGCTAACCAAAACTGATATGTCTAAAGTTAAATTTTTAAGGAGAACAGAGTATGTTTCTTCTACTATAGCGGCCAGTAATACCAAGAAAAGACCAAGAAATAGattagaagatgacgatgataAAGTGCTGAACCCCGCTGAGATCGTCACTAGAGTTGAAAATACTTTTGAAGCTATGACGGACGATTTATCAAAACTAAGACATCCTGTTAAGCGCCATTTGAAAGCAACAAAAGTTTGGAATTTGATCCCAGACACGGCATCTATggatcaaaattattttacttTAAAATTGGTAGGCAGTGCTGCTTTGGATaaaagagagaaagaagCCTTGGCTTTGAAAACTACTATTTTCAGACCAGTCGAACTTGAAGAAGACGAATGGATGTCTATGTATACTACCGACATGAAAGATTCAGAAACTTTGGAAAAAAGTATTGAAAGAGTTATCGATGAAAATCTAACAGCTGATGACTCCAATAAAGTTTTTAGATTTAGAAGATTAAGAGATTTCGATATGAAGCAAGCAAAAAGTACTGATAGCAGTTTGAGTGAACTTGCAATTGTATTGAACAATGAAAAAGGCGTCGCTTATTATAAGCCTCTACGTACGAGAATCGAGCTAAGACGTAGACGGGTAAACGATGTTATCAAACCTTTGGTAACAGAACATAACATAGACCAATTGAATATCTCCTTAAGAAATCCAACCACAAGTGAGGTTAACACAAGGGATAGGCTAAGAATGAAATTCGATCCTATCAACTTCGTGCCTGtagatgaagaggaagaggagaaggaagaagaatcgAGAGAAGATGACATGAGTAAGGAGAAAcatgatgataatgaacAACACAAACATGAAGACTTGGATTCAACTCAAAACCAAATTACTGGAAAGGCTGATTCTAAGGAAGATGAAGTCGAAAAGGCAACGCAACACCAAGACAGCCAAGAAAATAGCTCTCAAAAGGCAGACAACGGTCAAATGCAGGAGGAACCTGAAAACAAACAGGAAGATAGTTCCACAAAggattttgaaaaggaaagtAGCGAAGATACTGTAtcagaaaaggaagaagtAGTAACTTTATGA
- the KAFR0A03700 gene encoding MADS-box domain-containing protein (similar to Saccharomyces cerevisiae MCM1 (YMR043W); ancestral locus Anc_2.608), whose amino-acid sequence MSDQDIKESQTSHIEEDPSLSPSTNNGKERRKIEIKFIENKTRRHVTFSKRKHGIMKKAFELSVLTGTQVLLLVVSETGLVYTFSTPKFEPIVTQQEGRNLIQACLNAPDEEEEEEDDQQVQQQQQQVQQQVQNDAVAQAQAQAQAHAHAQQVQQMQQQVQQHQLQQHPFTIDGFANPKVNTQQLPQQQDTKPTANNAAYQQYFQESQQNQF is encoded by the coding sequence ATGTCAGATCAAGACATAAAAGAATCGCAAACGTCACACATAGAAGAAGACCCATCTTTGTCTCCATCCACTAATAATggtaaagaaagaagaaaaattgaaataaaattcattgaaaataaaacaagACGACATGTCACCTTCTCAAAGAGGAAGCACGgtataatgaaaaaagcTTTCGAATTATCTGTGTTGACCGGTACTCAAGTTTTACTTTTGGTCGTTTCTGAAACAGGTCTTGTTTATACTTTCAGTACGCCGAAATTCGAACCTATAGTCACCCAACAAGAGGGTAGAAATTTGATTCAGGCTTGTTTAAATGCCCctgatgaggaagaagaggaagaagatgatcAACAAgtacaacaacagcaacagcaagTGCAGCAACAGGTGCAGAATGATGCAGTTGCCCAAGCACAAGCTCAGGCTCAAGCACATGCTCATGCTCAACAAGTCCAACAAATGCAACAACAAGTTCAGCAACATCAATTACAGCAACATCCATTCACTATAGACGGTTTTGCAAATCCAAAAGTAAATACCCAACAATTACCACAACAACAAGATACAAAACCAACTGCAAATAATGCTGCTTATCAACAATATTTCCAAGAATCGcaacaaaatcaattttaa
- the MGE1 gene encoding mitochondrial nucleotide exchange factor MGE1 (similar to Saccharomyces cerevisiae MGE1 (YOR232W); ancestral locus Anc_8.653), with product MRAVSSTFLRTFQRGVFIPYAARSAPASATMVMRSNLISLPTGRFYSDSSKQEPKIEKKEEEVSNESALKEEQQNLKELQAKLDSKTKEAIELKDRLLRSVADFRNLQEVTKKDVEKAKNFALQKFAKDLLESVDNFGHALGAFKEDDLKKSKEIADLYTGVRMTRDVFESTLKKHGIQKVDPLGEVFDPNLHEATFQAPQKDKEPGTIFHVQQLGYTLNDRVIRPAKVGIVKGEDGN from the coding sequence ATGAGAGCAGTTTCCTCTACCTTCCTTAGAACTTTCCAAAGAGGGGTTTTCATCCCTTATGCTGCCAGATCGGCACCTGCGTCGGCAACCATGGTAATGAGATCTAACTTAATCTCTTTACCCACAGGCAGATTTTATTCTGACAGCTCTAAACAAGAAccaaagattgaaaagaaagaagaagaagtatCAAACGAGTCggcattgaaagaagagcaacaaaatttaaaagaacTTCAGGCTAAATTGGATTCAAAGACAAAGGAAGCTATTGAATTGAAGGACAGATTACTGAGATCTGTAGCTGATTTCAGAAATTTACAAGAAGttacaaaaaaagatgtaGAAAAGGCTAAAAACTTTGCTCTTCAAAAGTTTGCCAAGGATTTACTGGAATCCGTCGACAATTTTGGACATGCTTTAGGAGCGTttaaagaagatgatttgaaaaaatccaaaGAAATTGCTGATCTGTATACTGGGGTTAGAATGACAAGAGACGTGTTCGAAAGCACGTTAAAGAAACATGGCATTCAAAAGGTTGATCCATTGGGTGAAGTATTCGACCCGAATTTACATGAAGCGACATTCCAAGCTCCTcaaaaagataaagaaCCGGGCACCATCTTCCATGTTCAGCAGTTAGGTTACACTTTGAATGATAGAGTTATTAGACCGGCAAAAGTTGGCATCGTCAAAGGCGAAGATGGTAATTAG
- the DUG2 gene encoding glutamine amidotransferase subunit DUG2 (similar to Saccharomyces cerevisiae DUG2 (YBR281C); ancestral locus Anc_1.306) → MSGKPDLIHRWNHTYSILSICSFPKKKLLFAGTQDSKILVFDLPGYSLIDTITIGEPNEAINTRSSVLCLDKSIDEKYLFSAGTDSLIRIWSINYDVGHLRINEIATVYSVTDIGDIFSISYLDSIQTLVFGCLNASLLYLDNILQKLETYSNNFECHMNRLPHRRYDKFFDSFGPTGCATPSSQESLDTLANKKENIMILEIPSENIVKYAHNGFIYSICKIPNTFKGIFNEDCSERIISGGGDGVSKIWSFTKNNETGSVSISSDFEELDNEESVLSQSVEFPFLYCGLSDGAVNIWDLSTQQLVTTLHTPDKHDIIALSVYKDHIFAINASGVTLFHQDLVNHWNPNQGKMLSCEVLERISESGDRIFSLLTGGNDGSLTLWDIQNSLKTESLQKRQSVSWTTYKKAPTLDFEDMMSSMKKLISFVTVSQSSETSHKLALRRCATFLQQLFLKLGASASQLLPVAGGHNPVIFAVFKGTGSASHKKSILWYGHYDVISAGERDRWNTDPFVLTNENGYMKGRGVTDNKGPLISAIYSVAMLQQEGNLYNDVTFLIEGDEEIGSPGLSNVCEQFKSLIGDNMDWILLSNSTWVDREHPCLNYGLRGVINAEINVFSDEKDLHSGVNGGISREPTFELVNIISKLQDEKGQIKIPNFYSELKELSEEELNRFKIVTEVANIEKHRTVEELTANWARPSLSITTLRNSGPGNITVIPRSSSMGISIRLVPGQSVERVKKDLFDYVNDCFAKLSSKNHLSIKILNDAEPWLGDPTNHAYQVVREELVAAWETEPLFVREGGSIPCIRALERIFNAKAIQIPCGQSTDNAHLDNENLSIKNWTKLAQILSNVFNRL, encoded by the coding sequence ATGTCCGGTAAACCAGATTTAATTCATAGATGGAATCATACATATTCCATACTGTCAATTTGCTCATTTCCGAAAAAGAAGTTGCTCTTTGCTGGTACACAGGACTCTAAGATATTGGTATTTGACTTGCCTGGCTACTCTTTGATTGATACTATTACGATAGGCGAACCGAACGAAGCTATCAATACAAGATCAAGTGTACTATGTCTGGATaaatcaattgatgaaaaatatctCTTCTCTGCAGGAACCGATTCATTAATAAGAATATGGTCCATCAATTATGATGTTGGACACTTGagaataaatgaaatagCCACTGTTTATTCTGTAACAGATATCGGTGATATATTCTCGATATCGTACTTAGATTCAATACAAACGCTTGTGTTTGGTTGCCTAAATGCAAGTTTATTATATTTGGATAATATATTACAGAAACTAGAAACATACAgtaacaattttgaatgtCATATGAACAGGCTGCCACATCGCCGCTATGATAAGTTTTTTGATTCCTTTGGCCCCACTGGTTGTGCCACTCCATCATCACAAGAATCATTGGACACATTagcaaataaaaaagaaaacataaTGATATTGGAAATTCCTTCAGAAAATATTGTGAAGTATGCCCACAATGGATTTATCTATTCGATCTGTAAAATTCCAAACACCTTCAAAGGTATTTTCAACGAAGATTGCTCTGAACGAATAATTTCTGGAGGAGGAGATGGGGTCAGTAAAATATGGTCGTTtactaaaaataatgaaactgGATCAGTGAGTATTTCatctgattttgaagaattagacAATGAGGAAAGTGTACTATCTCAAAGCGTAGAGTTCCCATTTCTTTATTGTGGTCTGAGCGATGGTGCCGTCAACATATGGGATCTAAGCACACAACAATTAGTAACAACACTTCATACTCCTGATAAACATGATATCATAGCTCTATCTGTGTACAAAGATCATATCTTTGCGATTAATGCATCGGGTGTGACTCTATTTCATCAAGATTTGGTCAATCACTGGAATCCAAATCAAGGAAAAATGCTGAGTTGCGAAGTACTAGAAAGGATATCAGAAAGTGGTGATAGAATCTTTAGCTTATTAACAGGTGGTAACGATGGTTCTTTGACTTTATGGGACATTCAGAATAGTTTGAAAACGGAATCCCTTCAGAAAAGGCAATCAGTTTCTTGGACGACATATAAGAAGGCACCAACActagattttgaagatatgatgagttcaatgaaaaaactgATAAGTTTCGTAACTGTTTCACAAAGTTCTGAGACATCGCATAAATTAGCATTGAGACGTTGCGCTACTTTTCTGCAGCAGCTTTTCCTAAAACTAGGTGCTTCAGCCTCACAACTACTGCCCGTAGCAGGTGGGCATAATCCTGTTATCTTTGCTGTTTTCAAAGGTACCGGTAGTGCTTCGCATAAGAAAAGTATTCTCTGGTATGGCCATTATGATGTTATATCCGCTGGTGAAAGGGACAGGTGGAACACTGATCCATTTGTCCTAACGAACGAAAACGGTTACATGAAGGGACGTGGGGTAACTGACAATAAGGGACCCTTGATCTCTGCTATATATAGTGTAGCAATGCTGCAACAGGAAGGGAATTTGTATAATGATGTGACCTTTTTGATCGAaggtgatgaagaaatagGGTCCCCTGGCCTTAGTAATGTCTGTGAACAATTTAAAAGTTTGATAGGGGATAATATGGACTGGATTTTATTGAGCAATTCGACTTGGGTAGATAGAGAGCATCCATGTCTAAATTATGGCCTAAGAGGTGTCATCAACGCTGAAATAAATGTTTTCTCTGACGAAAAAGATCTTCATTCAGGTGTGAATGGCGGTATTTCCAGAGAACCAACTTTTGAACTTGTCAACATAATCTCAAAATTGCAAGATGAAAAAGgacaaataaaaattccaaatttttactCTGAACTTAAAGAACTAAGTGAAGAGGAGCTGAATCGCTTCAAGATTGTTACTGAAGTCGCCAACATCGAAAAACATAGGACGGTAGAAGAATTGACTGCTAATTGGGCAAGACCATCTCTTTCGATAACTACGTTAAGAAATAGTGGGCCAGGGAATATAACAGTTATCCCAAGAAGCTCATCGATGGGTATTTCCATAAGGTTAGTGCCCGGGCAAAGTGTGGAACGAGTTAAGAAAGACCTTTTTGACTATGTGAATGATTGCTTTGCAAAACTGTCTTCTAAAAATCATTTATCTataaaaattctaaatGATGCTGAGCCTTGGCTTGGGGACCCAACGAATCACGCATACCAAGTGGTACGAGAAGAATTAGTTGCCGCTTGGGAGACTGAACCTCTATTTGTTAGAGAAGGTGGGTCCATCCCATGTATTAGAGCACTGGaaagaatttttaatgCAAAAGCTATTCAGATCCCCTGCGGGCAATCAACTGATAATGCACACTTGGATAACGAAAACTTGAGCATAAAAAACTGGACAAAATTAGCCCagattctttcaaatgtttTTAATAGGTTGTAA
- the DPB3 gene encoding DNA polymerase epsilon noncatalytic subunit (similar to Saccharomyces cerevisiae DPB3 (YBR278W) and DLS1 (YJL065C); ancestral locus Anc_1.311), translating to MTNDVDRQTTVEQVDINEIIKQNTPRLPISKVKRIARMDPEYLMTANSAITATAFATELFIQALTEDAIMMNHFSSNGKNKQPRLSYNDLVSSATKKETFQFLEDVIPKIKKVSTTTNKKPVNQNTTNSDSRKLNKNQPTLPFMNNPNRATEEGKDEDVDMNSEQNESLEQEEQGNDGDENDDEYDDDEEGEELNLEVQEQLQEIERMNRVEDLNDDAQVPDNRSSLKLHRNMEENGDNLPSGDSDDFSE from the coding sequence ATGACCAACGACGTTGACCGACAAACTACGGTGGAGCAAGTGgatataaatgaaattattaaacAAAATACGCCGAGACTTCCAATATCGAAGGTCAAACGTATAGCTAGAATGGATCCGGAGTATCTAATGACTGCAAATTCTGCAATTACGGCTACCGCCTTTGCTACAGAACTCTTCATACAAGCATTAACAGAAGATGCAATTATGATGAATCATTTCAGTAGTAACGGTAAAAATAAACAACCTAGATTAAGTTATAATGATTTGGTCAGTTCTGCTACCAAGAAGGAAACCTTCCAATTTTTAGAAGATGTAATTccaaagataaagaaagtCAGTACAACTACAAATAAGAAACCTGTCAATCAGAATACAACCAACTCTGATAGTAGGAAATTGAATAAGAATCAGCCTACTCTTCCCTTCATGAATAATCCAAATAGGGCCACTGAAGAAGGAAAGGATGAAGATGTTGACATGAATAGTGAGCAGAACGAATCCTTAGAACAAGAGGAACAGGGCAATGATggtgatgaaaatgatgacgAATATGATGACGACGAAGAAGGGGAAGAGCTAAACCTAGAGGTACAGGAACAACTTCAGGAAATCGAGCGAATGAACAGAGTGGAAGATCTCAACGATGATGCACAAGTTCCTGATAATAGATCCAGTTTGAAATTGCATAGGAACATGGAAGAAAATGGAGATAACTTGCCTAGCGGTGACTCTGACGACTTTTCAGAGTAA